CCCAGGGCGAGGACGAGCCGGGCAGTGGTGCGCGCTCCCAGCGGATCTGGCCCTGGCCGGTCTCGGAGGGGGGCAGGGCGAGGTAGCCGCCCTCGCCGTGGAAGCGGAGCGAGCCGGGGACGTGGTCCTTGGCGTAGAGCAGCTCGCCCAGCTGCTCCAGGGAGTACGGCTTGACGAGCAGCGACCAGCGGGTCGGCGCGGCGACGACCGGACCCAGGCGCATGCCCTGGCGGTCGAGCGCGGCGAGGGCCCGGGAGGCCGCGGGTGCGGGCAGGCTGACCGCGCAGGGGGCCTTGTCGCCGGTGGCGAGGACGATCGGGGCGGCGGGCCGGTTGCCCCACCACCAGCGCACCATCCGGGCGTCGGTGGTGGCCGCGAGGAGGCCGGGATCGAAGGGGTGTGCGCCGGGGACCGTGCAGTCGGGGTCCGGACAGCCGCAACGGGCCCGGCCCTGAGGGTCCGGTGCCACGCCCGGGAGTACGGGCCATTGCCATTCTGTCGCGAAGGTCAGGGCCGCGCTGAGCATCTCAGACCTCCTGTTGTCTCGCCTGGACAGGAGCCTGCGTCGCTTTCCGAGGATCTCGCGCATGAGCGCTCGTTCCTTTCCGTTGCACCGCTGGCAACACCGAGGACCACATCACACCATGTGTCGATCACTTCACTGTGCGTACCTGTTGGCGCATCACACCCCTGCCTTCGGCAAGGGGAACCCGTGCGTGCTTGAAAAGCATGGGCGTGGCGATTGGGGGTGGCGAAGTCTGGCGTTTTGCCGTCCCGCGTAGTTCTCTCCGCCTCCGCCACGGGAGGATGGGGCACGATCGTCGGTGGTTAAGACGCCCGGGTCCTTCACCAGGTTCCGGGTGGCCCCCAGCCACCCCTGGCCTTCTCCGAGTACGTACCCATCACGACCGCTGTGACGCTCCGTCGAGCAAACCCAGTCGACCGCAATGGACCGTCCCCTGATGCAGTTTTAAGCCAACTTTGCCAATCCGCAAGGGGAGAGCGAAATAGCACCCGTAAACCCATGGACACCAGGAATCCCAGCAGGACAATGCTGGACATCCCCTCACGAGTGCGTGTACATGTGGAGACACTGCCAGCGGCGCAGAATGACATGGGGGTTTGCGATGCTTTTGAGCAATACGCACCGGTCGGAAAGCCGGACGCCATGAACGCCCCGCACCCTCCGAAAGTGGCTGGAATCGATTCAACGGTTCCCTCGCCCGCACACACTGTCGCGCCCGCGCCTGCCGCCACCGATACCCCGCCGAGCCCCTCCTCGAACACGCAGAACACGCCAGAAACCGCACCGAACGCGCCAGGTGCCCTGCTCCAGGACCGGCTCGCGGGCTGGGTGTCCGATCTCACGACCCTCCATGAACTCACGGAGCGGCTGGCACGCACGGACGCACTCGACGAAGCACTCCAGGAGCTGCTGCGCGCCGGAGCCGCCCTGGTGGGCGCCCGCCGCGGCCTCATCGTGCTGGAACCCGGCGACGGCCTGGGCCCCGTCACCACCATCGGCCTCGGCCTCGCCCGCTCCGACCTCGGCCACATCGAGACGGTCCCGCGCGGCGAGATGTCCTACGGCCAGATCCTCGACGGACCGGCCGGCGCTCCCGGCGGCGAGGGCGGCGAGATCCTCCACCCGGACCTGTTCACCGAGGACGCCCTCGACCCGCGCCACCGCGAGGTCGCCGTACGCCTGGGCTACGCGGCCAGTTACGCGCTCCCCCTGGCGACCGACGCGGCCGGGCGCCTCGGTGCCGCCGTGTGGCTGTACGACGAGCCCGCCGAGCCGGTCGAGCGGCAGCGCCACCTCGTCGGCCTGTACGCCCGGTACGCCACCGAGCACCTCGCCCGCGTCCTCGAAGTCGAGCGCACGCGCGCGTGCATGACGACCATCGCCGAGGAGCTGCTGCCGTCCCGGCTCCCCCGCGTGGCCGGTGTGCAGCTCGCCGCGCTGCACCGCACGGGTCCGCGCGGCGGCGGCGACTGGTACGACGCGCTGCCGCTGCCCGAAGCCGCGCTCGGCCTCGCGGTCGGCTCGGTGACCGGCTCCGGGCCGAGCGCGATCGCCGCGATGGGCCGGCTGCGCGCGTCGCTGCGGGCGTACGCGGTGATGGAGGGCGAGGACCCGGTCGCGGTCCTGTCCGACCTCGAACTGCTCCTCAGGCTCACCGAGCCCGCCCGCTCGGCCACCGCCCTGTTCGCCTACTGCGAGCCCGCGCTGCGCAAGATCACCCTGGCCGGCGCCGGACACAGCCCGCCCCTCCTGGTCGGCGAGCGGCGCACGGAGTTCGTGGAGACCTCCGTGTCCGCGCCGCTCGGCATGCTGGCCTGCTGGGAGGCCCCGAGCGTGGAACTGGAGGCGGAGGCCGGCGAGACGGTGCTGCTCTACACGGACGGGCTGCTGCACCGCACCGGCGACCCCATGGACCGCGCCTTCGCCCGTCTGCGCGCGGCGGCCGCGAGCGTCCCCAAGGCGCTGCGCGAGGACCCGGCCGCGATCGCCGACCACGTCCTGCGGACCGTGCTGCCGGACGGCCTCGACACGGCCGACAGCGACGAGGACGTCGTCCTCCTGGCAGCCCGTTTCGAGTAGTCGCCCGGACGCCATGTGTAACAGGCCATACGGCCCTGGGCCCCCTTCCGTACGACCGTACGATGGACGGGGTCCAGTGCCGTATCTAGGAGGATGACCGTGGCCGACAAGCTCAATCCGGAGACCCCGGAGACTGAGTCTGGTGAGCCTGAAGAGCCCATCAAGAAGCGGAAGAACGGCTTGTACCCCGGCGTGTCCGATGAGCTCGCAGACAGCATGAAGTCCGGCTGGGCCGACACCGAGCTGCACGATCTGCGGCCCGTCGAGCAGGCCGAGCACACCGCCCGCCGCCGTGCCGCGCTCTCCGCGCGCTTCCCGGGCGAGCGCCTGGTGATCCCCGCGGGCAACCTGAAGACCCGCTCGAACGACACCGAGTACCCCTTCCGGGCGTCGGTCGAGTACGCGTACCTGACGGGCAACCTCACCGAGGACGGCGTCCTCGTCCTGGAGCCCGCCGCCGAGGGCCACAAGGCGACGATCTACCTCCTGCCGCGCTCCGACCGCGAGAACGGCGAGTTCTGGCTCTCCGGCCAGGGCGAGCTGTGGGTCGGCCGCCGCCACTCGCTGACGGAGTCCGAGGCGCTCTACGGCATCCCCGCCTCCGACGTCCGCGAACTGCCCGCCGCCCTGCGCGAGGCCACCGGCCCCGTGCGCGTGGTCCGCGGCTACGACGCCGGCATCGAGGCCGCGCTGACCGACAAGGTCACCGCCGAGCGCGACGAGGAGCTGCGGGTCTTCCTCTCCGAAGCACGCCTGGTCAAGGACGAGTTCGAGGTCGGCGAACTGCAGAAGGCCGTCGACTCGACGGTCCGCGGCTTCGAGGACGTCGTGCGCGTGCTCGACAAGGCCGAGGCCACCAGCGAGCGCTACATCGAGGGCACGTTCTTCCTCCGCGCGCGCGTGGAGGGCAACGACGTCGGCTACGGCTCCATCTGCGCCGCGGGCCCGCACGCCACCACCCTGCACTGGGTGCGCAACGACGGCCCGGTCCGCTCCGGCGACCTGCTCCTCCTGGACGCCGGCGTCGAGACGCACACCCTGTACACCGCCGACATCACGCGCACGCTGCCGATCAACGGCCGCTTCACCGAGATCCAGAAGCAGGTCTACGACGCCGTGTACGAGGCCCAGGAGGCCGGTATCGCGGCGGTGCAGCCGGGCGGCAAGTACCGCGACTTCCACGACGCGGCGCAGCGTGTGCTGGCCGAGAAGATCGTCGAGTGGGGTCTTGTCGAGGGTCCCGTGGAGCGCGTCCTGGAGCTGGGTCTCCAGCGCCGGTGGACGCTGCACGGCACGGGTCACATGCTCGGCATGGACGTCCACGACTGCGCCGCCGCGCGGACCGAGACGTACGTCGAGGGCACCCTGGAGCCCGGCATGGTCCTCACGGTGGAGCCCGGCCTGTACTTCCAGGCGGACGACCTCACCGTCCCCGAGGAGTACCGCGGCATCGGCGTCCGCATCGAGGACGACATCCTCGTCACCCAGGACGGCAACCGGAACCTGTCGGACGGCCTGCCCCGCACCTCGGCCGAGGTCGAGGGCTGGATGGCGTCCCTCAAGGGCTGACAGTTGACGGCTGCCAACCGATGGCTGCCAACTGATACAAGACTGATGGCCGGGCACGCATGCGGTGCCCGGCCATTCGTGTGCCGATCGTGTGCCCAGGGGAGGGCATTTTTCATGAACGCGCCTAGGGGGAGGGCTTTTTCGTGAACGACTTCTGGTCCGGCGTCGGGGTCGACCTGCACCTGGAACCCGACTCGGAGGGAGGCCGCAGGGTCGGCCTCGAACGCGCGCTCCGGGACGCCGTACGGGACGGCCGCCTGGCCCCCGGGACCCGCCTCCCGGCGACCCGCCGCCTCGCGGCCGAACTCGGTGTCTCCCGGGGCACCGCGAAGGCCGCCTACGACCAGCTCGTCGCCGAGGGGTACCTGACCGCGCGCCAGGGCTCCGGCACTGAGGTCGCGCGGCTGCCCTCCGTCGACGCGGAGGCACCGGGCGCGGCGGCACGCGCGCGTGTACCCCGTTTCGACCTGCGGCCCGGCAGCCCCGACGTCGGCATGTTCCCGGCGGCGGCCTGGCTGCGCTCGCTGCGCCGCGCGATCGCGACGGCACCCTCCTTGGCGTACGACTACGGCGATCCGCGCGGCCGCATCGAACTGCGCACCGCGCTGTCGGGGTACCTGGGGCGGGCGCGCGGGGTGATCGCGCCGCCGGAGCGGATCGTGATCACGTCCGGGTACGTGCAGGGACTCGCGCTCCTCACGCGCGTGCTCGACGGTTCCAGGGTGGCCATGGAGGACCCGGGGCTGCCGTTCCACCGGGAGGTGGTCCGGCACAACGGAGGGCGCGTGGTGCCCGTCCGGGTCGACGAACGGGGCGCCCGCGCCGAGGACTTGGGGAACGCGGCGGCCGTGGTGGTGACCCCGGCCCACCAGTACCCGACCGGCGTCACCCTGCACCCGGAGCGCAGACGGGCGCTGACCGACTGGGCACGCGCGCGTGGCGGGCTGATCGTCGAGGACGACTACGACGGGGAGTTCCGCTACGACCGGCAGCCCGTGGGCGCGCTCCAGGGGATGGCGCCGGGCCAGGTCGTGTACCTGGGGACCGCGTCCAAGACCCTCGGGCCCGCGCTGCGGCTCGGCTGGATGGTGCTGCCGCCGCACCTGGTCGACGCGGTCGCCGACGCCAAGCTGCACAGCGACCACCACACCGAGACCATCGGCCAGCTGGCACTCGCCGAACTGATCGACAGCCACGCCTACGACCGTCACGTACGGGCGTGCCGACTGCGCTACCGGCGCCGCCGCGACCAGCTCCTCGGCCGGCTGGGGACGCGCGCAAACGTTTACGGCATCGCGGCCGGACTGCACGCGCTGGTGGCGGTCGACGACGAGGAGGCGGTGCTCACGCGGGCCGAGAAGGAGGGGCTCGCGGTGGGACGGCTGGGTGAGCACTGGCATGCGGCGGGCTCGGACGAGGGGCGGCCGCAGGGGCTGGTGGTCGGGTACGGGACGCCTCGCGAGCGGGTGTACCCGGAGGCCCTGGACGCGTTGGGAAGAGTACTGGAAGGGGCCTGAATCGGACCAACAAAAGAAGCATCCATTGGGCCTCTTCACAGGCCCACCGGGCTTCTAACGTCGTACCCATGACGAACTCACTCGTCCCGCCCGCGGGCCCGCAACGCACCCTCGCACTCGCCCAGTTGACCAACTCGGTCGGCGACGGCGCCTACTACGTGACCTCGGCGCTGTACTTCACCCACGTCGTCGGGCTCGCCCCCGCGCGCGTGGGCCTCGGGCTCACCCTCGCGTGGGCCGTCGGTTCGCTGGTCGGGGTGCCGCTGGGGCGGCTGGCCGACCGGCGCGGGCCGCGCGGTACGGCGGTGCTGCTGGCGCTGGCGACGGGGCTCGCGGTGGCGTCCTTCCTCGTCGTCCGGGGATTCGTGCCGTTCGTGCTCGCCGCGTGTGCCTACGCCTCGGCGCAATCGGGGCTCGCGGCGGCCCGGCAGGCGCTGCTGGCGGGGCTGGTGTCCGCCGGGGAGCGGACCGGGCTGCTGGCCCACCTCCAGTCGACGCTGAACGCCGGTCTCGCGGTGGGCGCGGGTCTCGGCGGGCTCGCGCTGCGGGCGGGGACGCGGTCGGCGTACCTCGGGGTGTTCGCGCTGGACGCGCTGAGCTTCCTGGTGTGCGCGGGGCTGCTGGTGCGGCTGCCGTCGGTGCGGGGCGTGCAGGTGCGGAAGGCGGGCGGGCTCGGGGTGCTGCGGGACCGGCCGTACGTCGTCGTCACGCTGCTCAACACCGTGCTGCTGCTGCGGATGCCGTTGCTCAGCCTCGGGCTGCCGCTGTGGATCGCGGAGCGGACGGACGCGCCGACCTGGCTGGTGTCCGCGCTGTTCGTGCTCAACACCGGGGCGGTGATGGTCTTCCAGGTGCGCATGGCCCGCGGCATCACGGGGCTCGCGTCGGCCACGCGCGCGGTGCGGCGGTCCGGCTGGATCATGCTGGCGGCCTGCGCGGTGTTCGCGCTGTCGGCGGGCGCGTCGCCGTGGGTGGCCGTAGGGGCGCTGGTTCTCGGAGCCGTGCTCCAAGTGGCCGCCGAGATGGGGCAGTCGGCGGGTTCCTGGCAGCTCTCCTTCGACCTGGCACCGGCCGACCGGGTGGGCGAGTACCAGGGCTTCTTCGGCACCGGCGTCACCGTCGCCAGGACGATGGGCCCCCTGGTGCTCACGTCCCTCCTCCTGGAGTGGGGGAGGCCGGGCTGGCTGCTGCTGGGCGGGGCGACGGTCGTGTCGTCGTACGCGATGGGGCCGGCGGCGCGGCGGGCGGCCGGTGCCGGGCGCGAGGCGGGCGAGGTGAACAGGCAGCCCGCACTGGCGAGTTGACCGGTACCGGTCCGATCAGGCAGCCAGAGCTGCTGGGTTGACCGGCAAGGAGTCCAGGAACAGCGCGCCCGCCAGGAGCCCCGCGCTTCCGCGAGGGCTCCACGCGCGCGCGTGCAGGTCGGTGTCGAAGGCGGTCAGGGCCGCCGCGCCCGCCGCCGTCGCCGTGCCGCCCGCTTCCAGGACACCGCGGGCCCCCGCCTGGACGTGCCGCAGGCCGAACGGGCCGACGGCGTGCAGGAGTTCGGTGTCCTGGAGGGTGGACATCACCGTGAGCAGGGCATCGAGGCGGGCCTGCGTCTCCGTGGCCCCGGCCGCGCGGACCGTCGCGAGGGTGTCCAACGCCCGCCGTACGTGCGGGAATCCGGCCTTCGCCTCGCCCCGCGCACCGGCCGCGCCGTATTTCGCCGAGATCGACGAGCCGCGCGAGGGCCTGCGCGGGGCGCGCCGGTCGGGGTGGGCGGCGATGCGCTTCGCGGTCGCGGCGACGTCCTCGGCCGCCGCGTGGGGGTCCAGGGCGGCCGCCGCGACCAGCAGGCCCAGCGCCCACAGGGCGCCTCGGTGGCCGCCGCCCGCGAGCGCCACGGAGTGCTCCGTACAGCGGCCGATCGCGCCGAGTTCCGCGCGGAGCACGGGAGTTGGCTCACCGGTGCGGCGGGCGGACGCCGCCATCGCCGCGAGGCCGGGTGTCAGCGCCTTGGCGGACCAGCGCAGGGCGACGTGGTCCACGCGGGTCGTACGGGCTGCCAGATCACGCGGGTCGGGCAGGCCCGGCTTGGGAGCCAGCGCCAGTTGCCCGGTGAGCGCGTCCACGGCGGCCCGTGCCAGTGCCTCGTCCTCGCGGCTCTGCATCGTCGTACCTTACGAGGAGGCGGAGGCCGAAGGGGAGGGGCTGTCGCTGGGCGGCGTACCCGTAGGGGCGTCACTCGGGGGCGTGCCGCCTCCGCCGCTGCCCGCGCCCGTGCTCTCCGCGTCCGGGTCCACGCCGAGCGTCAGGGAGCCCTTGTAGCCCTTGGACGGGTCCTTCTTGTGCACGGCCTTGAGGGTGAGCAGACCGCTGGACGCGCCGCCGCCGTCGTAGACCATGTCGTCGGCGAGGACGGTGTACGAGCCCGTGTGCTTGGCGTACGGGTCGAGGGTGAAGATCTCCTCGGCGATGTCGTCGGCGAAGAACAGCTGGCCGGTGTAGTTGACCTTGCCGCCCTCGTAGGTGCCGTCCGCCTTCTCGCCGCCGGTGTGCACCTTGACGTGGATGTGGCAGGTGCGCGGGGTGTACCAGCCCGGGAAGATCGTCTCGAACTTGACGACCCCGTTGGCGTTGGCGACCTGGTAACCCCTCAGGTACGTCAGGTCGTTGGCGGAGTCGCCCTCCTCGCTCTCGGCGGGGGCCGAGCCGCCGGGGTTGGCGGTGGTGTAGCCGGAGTAGTAGCCCCAGGCGTCGCAGTGCCAGATCTCCACGGCCGCGCCCTTGACGGGCGTGCAGCCGTCCGTGGCGTCGACGACGGTCAGCCGCAGGGTGAGCGGGACGCCCGCCTTGCCCTCGGTGATGTCCTTGCGCACCAAGGCACCGTCGAGGTAGTAGGGGCCCTCCGTGACGCTCGTCATCAGCGTCATGCACTCGCTGCTGGTCGAACTCGCCGAGGCCGTGGCATCCGCGTCGGCCGTCGTGTCGGCGGTGTCGGCGAACGCCGACTGGAACCCGGCGGCCACCAGCCCGCCGGCCGCGACCGTCCCGCCGGTCACCGCGAGGGCGCGGCGCCGGCTGATGGTTTTGTCTTTGTGGTTTCCCGTCATGATCGCGAAGTTATGGACGGCAGCCGTCAAGGGCGTGGGCGTGCGCTGTGCGCAAGGTAAGAATTCTCAGAAAGCTGAAGTCGGCCGGATCCGGCCGCTCCCGGCCGACTACACCGCCATCAACGGCGCGTCCTCGCGCCACTTGAGGATCTTGTCGAAGCTCACCACCGCGCCGCCAACGCCCGGCTTGTTGCCGATGTGGACGTGGTCGGCGAGTTCCTGGATGAGGCACAGGCCGCGGCCGTTCTCGGCCTCGCTCGGGGCCGGGCGGACGGATTGCGTGCGGGCGAAACCGGGGCCGGAGTCCGCGACTTCGATACGACACTTCTCGCCGTCGAGGTACGCGGTGACCCGGTACGCCTCCGTGGGCGCGCCGTGCGCGGTGTCGCCGCCGTGCTCGACGGCGTTGGCGCACGCCTCGCTCAGGGCGACGGAGAGGTCGTAGGAGATGTCCGGGTCGACGCCCGCGGTCTCCATCGTGCCGAGAAACAGTCGCCGGGCGAGTGGCACGCTCGCGGCCTCGCGCCTCAGATGGAGTGACCACCAGATGCTCATGCTCCAGCCTCCCGGCCGCGGCTCGACATAGTGATACCTATTGCCGCCAGTGCCCCTGTGTAAGCACGGAGTTGACGTGATGCCGCCCATATGGGCGATGCGTCCCAAACGTAATTGGTGTATCCGGAGGTAGCTCACGCCGGAGAGTGATCTTTGTGACCTACGACACACTATGGCCCCGATGTTGCGGACCTGCCGTATAGCGGCGATAAGGCCGGTGCGATGATGAGCCCGCCATGACTGCCCCCCACCCACGTACGGCGCGCTCCGGAGGTGAACTCCGGGTCCTGAGGGCCGCGGTGTTCGCCGCGGTCTGTGTCGTGCTGGCCGCGGCCGGTCACGCGATCGCCTCCTGCGCCACCGTTCCGCTGTGGACGCTCGGCGCGGGCTTCCTCGCCACCTTCCTCGTCGTGGCCCCGCTCGCCGGGCGCGCGCGCTCGCTGCCGGGGATCGTGGTGCCGCTCGCGGTCGGACAGACCGTGCTGCACACGCTGTTCGGGCTCGGGCAGACGGCCACCACCACATCGGCCGACTCCCTCTCGGCCTCCGACGCCACGCTCGTCGCGCGCGCCGCGCATCTCCTGTGCGGGACCACCGCCGCGGCGATCAGCCCGGCGCAGGCCCACCAGATCCTCACCGACGCGCGGCTGCTGCCGGCCTCGGGCTCGATGAGTTCGATGAGCGGCATGGGGTCGATGCATCACCCGGCGGACGCCATGTCCACCTCCGCCGCCTCCTCGATGTCGCTGTTCCCGTCCCTGTCCATGCTGCTCGGTCACGTCCTCGCGGCGCTCGCCGCGGGCTGGCTGCTGCGGCGAGGGGACCTGGCGCTGCTGCGCCTGATGGAACTGTCGGCGCACGGAGTCGCGGAAGGGGCGCTCGTACGGTCCCTGCGCGGGGCCCTCGCCCTGGTGCGCGCCCTGCGGGCCGGGCTGCCGGGGGCGCCCGACGCGGGCCCGCGTCCGCTTCGTAGCGCCCTGTTCGCGCCGCCCGCGCCGCACACCGCCGCGCTCCAGCACTCGGTGATCCGGCGCGGTCCGCCGGCCGCCGCCGCACACACCCTCGCCGCCTGACGCGACGCGACCACCAACCCCGCACTCCCTTCTTGTGCGTGGAGAGGCCGCCGTCGTGCGGCACACGCGCGTGCCCGTGTTCCCCAGCCGGGAAACCCCGGTGCACCTGGGACACCACGCGCCCCTCTTCACCACCGGAACTCACTCGAACTCGAAGTGGAGTGCTCCTTTCATGAAGGCTTCTCGTATCGCCGCCGCCGTCGGTGTCGCCGGCTCGGCCGTGCTCGTGCTGTCCTCCCCCGCCTTCGCGCACGTCTCCGTGCAGCCGGAGGGCGCGGCCGTCAAGGGCGGCTACGCGGTCGTCGACTTCAAGGTCCCGAACGAGCGTGACGACGCCTCGACCACCAAGCTGGAGGTGAACTTCCCGACCGACCACCCGCTGGCCTCCGTGATGCCGGAGCCGATCAGCGGCTGGACCGTGAAGGTCACCAGGTCCAAGCTGGCCAAGCCCGCCGAGATGCACGGCGAGACGATCACCGAGGCCGTCACCAAGGTCACCTGGACCGCGACCGGCAAGGGCGTCGAGCCCGGCTACTTCCAGAAGTTCCCGGTCTCCGTCGGCATGCTGCCCACGGACGCCGACCAGCTCGTCTTCAAGGCGCTGCAGACGTACTCCGACAAGGAGGTCGTGCGCTGGATCGAGGTGCAGAAGGACGGCGCGGAGGAGCCCGAGAACCCGGCTCCGACCCTGACGCTGACCTCCGCATCGGCCTCCGGCGCGACCGCCGAGGACGCCTCCGAGAAGACCGAGACCACAGCCGCCGACTCCACCTCCTCGTCCGCCGACTCCTCCGACACCACCGCCCGCGTCCTCGGCGTGGTCGGCATCGCCGTCGGCGCGGCGGGCGTGGCGTACGGCGTTCTCGCCGGCCGACGGCGTACGACCGTCTGAGGCCCGTCCGCTCATGGCGCGCACAGGGGTCCGTGCGACTCTTGCGTACGACCCCGGTGCGCGCCGGAGCTCTCACAACTGGGACATTTCTCTATGCGCAAGAAGACGTTCGCGGCGGCCGTTCTGCTCGCCGCCGCCACCCTGACGCTCTCCGCCTGCGGCAGCGGCAACGACAGCCAGAGCCCTGTCTCCGTGGTCTCCGAGGACACCGCGACCCAGGCCGCCACCGTGCTCGACACCCCGTTCGAGAAGCCGGACCTGGTCCTCACGGACACGCACGGCAAGAAGTACGACTTCCGGGCGGAGTCCAAGGGCCGGCCGACGCTGATCTACT
The nucleotide sequence above comes from Streptomyces sp. N50. Encoded proteins:
- a CDS encoding bifunctional DNA primase/polymerase — its product is MREILGKRRRLLSRRDNRRSEMLSAALTFATEWQWPVLPGVAPDPQGRARCGCPDPDCTVPGAHPFDPGLLAATTDARMVRWWWGNRPAAPIVLATGDKAPCAVSLPAPAASRALAALDRQGMRLGPVVAAPTRWSLLVKPYSLEQLGELLYAKDHVPGSLRFHGEGGYLALPPSETGQGQIRWERAPLPGSSSPWVPDVEAVVDAVVEALTRTGVSAPEL
- a CDS encoding PP2C family protein-serine/threonine phosphatase, translated to MLDIPSRVRVHVETLPAAQNDMGVCDAFEQYAPVGKPDAMNAPHPPKVAGIDSTVPSPAHTVAPAPAATDTPPSPSSNTQNTPETAPNAPGALLQDRLAGWVSDLTTLHELTERLARTDALDEALQELLRAGAALVGARRGLIVLEPGDGLGPVTTIGLGLARSDLGHIETVPRGEMSYGQILDGPAGAPGGEGGEILHPDLFTEDALDPRHREVAVRLGYAASYALPLATDAAGRLGAAVWLYDEPAEPVERQRHLVGLYARYATEHLARVLEVERTRACMTTIAEELLPSRLPRVAGVQLAALHRTGPRGGGDWYDALPLPEAALGLAVGSVTGSGPSAIAAMGRLRASLRAYAVMEGEDPVAVLSDLELLLRLTEPARSATALFAYCEPALRKITLAGAGHSPPLLVGERRTEFVETSVSAPLGMLACWEAPSVELEAEAGETVLLYTDGLLHRTGDPMDRAFARLRAAAASVPKALREDPAAIADHVLRTVLPDGLDTADSDEDVVLLAARFE
- a CDS encoding aminopeptidase P family protein, producing MTVADKLNPETPETESGEPEEPIKKRKNGLYPGVSDELADSMKSGWADTELHDLRPVEQAEHTARRRAALSARFPGERLVIPAGNLKTRSNDTEYPFRASVEYAYLTGNLTEDGVLVLEPAAEGHKATIYLLPRSDRENGEFWLSGQGELWVGRRHSLTESEALYGIPASDVRELPAALREATGPVRVVRGYDAGIEAALTDKVTAERDEELRVFLSEARLVKDEFEVGELQKAVDSTVRGFEDVVRVLDKAEATSERYIEGTFFLRARVEGNDVGYGSICAAGPHATTLHWVRNDGPVRSGDLLLLDAGVETHTLYTADITRTLPINGRFTEIQKQVYDAVYEAQEAGIAAVQPGGKYRDFHDAAQRVLAEKIVEWGLVEGPVERVLELGLQRRWTLHGTGHMLGMDVHDCAAARTETYVEGTLEPGMVLTVEPGLYFQADDLTVPEEYRGIGVRIEDDILVTQDGNRNLSDGLPRTSAEVEGWMASLKG
- a CDS encoding PLP-dependent aminotransferase family protein, coding for MNDFWSGVGVDLHLEPDSEGGRRVGLERALRDAVRDGRLAPGTRLPATRRLAAELGVSRGTAKAAYDQLVAEGYLTARQGSGTEVARLPSVDAEAPGAAARARVPRFDLRPGSPDVGMFPAAAWLRSLRRAIATAPSLAYDYGDPRGRIELRTALSGYLGRARGVIAPPERIVITSGYVQGLALLTRVLDGSRVAMEDPGLPFHREVVRHNGGRVVPVRVDERGARAEDLGNAAAVVVTPAHQYPTGVTLHPERRRALTDWARARGGLIVEDDYDGEFRYDRQPVGALQGMAPGQVVYLGTASKTLGPALRLGWMVLPPHLVDAVADAKLHSDHHTETIGQLALAELIDSHAYDRHVRACRLRYRRRRDQLLGRLGTRANVYGIAAGLHALVAVDDEEAVLTRAEKEGLAVGRLGEHWHAAGSDEGRPQGLVVGYGTPRERVYPEALDALGRVLEGA
- a CDS encoding MFS transporter; this translates as MTNSLVPPAGPQRTLALAQLTNSVGDGAYYVTSALYFTHVVGLAPARVGLGLTLAWAVGSLVGVPLGRLADRRGPRGTAVLLALATGLAVASFLVVRGFVPFVLAACAYASAQSGLAAARQALLAGLVSAGERTGLLAHLQSTLNAGLAVGAGLGGLALRAGTRSAYLGVFALDALSFLVCAGLLVRLPSVRGVQVRKAGGLGVLRDRPYVVVTLLNTVLLLRMPLLSLGLPLWIAERTDAPTWLVSALFVLNTGAVMVFQVRMARGITGLASATRAVRRSGWIMLAACAVFALSAGASPWVAVGALVLGAVLQVAAEMGQSAGSWQLSFDLAPADRVGEYQGFFGTGVTVARTMGPLVLTSLLLEWGRPGWLLLGGATVVSSYAMGPAARRAAGAGREAGEVNRQPALAS
- a CDS encoding triphosphoribosyl-dephospho-CoA synthase, with the protein product MQSREDEALARAAVDALTGQLALAPKPGLPDPRDLAARTTRVDHVALRWSAKALTPGLAAMAASARRTGEPTPVLRAELGAIGRCTEHSVALAGGGHRGALWALGLLVAAAALDPHAAAEDVAATAKRIAAHPDRRAPRRPSRGSSISAKYGAAGARGEAKAGFPHVRRALDTLATVRAAGATETQARLDALLTVMSTLQDTELLHAVGPFGLRHVQAGARGVLEAGGTATAAGAAALTAFDTDLHARAWSPRGSAGLLAGALFLDSLPVNPAALAA
- a CDS encoding intradiol ring-cleavage dioxygenase — its product is MTGNHKDKTISRRRALAVTGGTVAAGGLVAAGFQSAFADTADTTADADATASASSTSSECMTLMTSVTEGPYYLDGALVRKDITEGKAGVPLTLRLTVVDATDGCTPVKGAAVEIWHCDAWGYYSGYTTANPGGSAPAESEEGDSANDLTYLRGYQVANANGVVKFETIFPGWYTPRTCHIHVKVHTGGEKADGTYEGGKVNYTGQLFFADDIAEEIFTLDPYAKHTGSYTVLADDMVYDGGGASSGLLTLKAVHKKDPSKGYKGSLTLGVDPDAESTGAGSGGGGTPPSDAPTGTPPSDSPSPSASASS
- a CDS encoding ATP-binding protein; amino-acid sequence: MSIWWSLHLRREAASVPLARRLFLGTMETAGVDPDISYDLSVALSEACANAVEHGGDTAHGAPTEAYRVTAYLDGEKCRIEVADSGPGFARTQSVRPAPSEAENGRGLCLIQELADHVHIGNKPGVGGAVVSFDKILKWREDAPLMAV
- a CDS encoding YcnI family protein; its protein translation is MKASRIAAAVGVAGSAVLVLSSPAFAHVSVQPEGAAVKGGYAVVDFKVPNERDDASTTKLEVNFPTDHPLASVMPEPISGWTVKVTRSKLAKPAEMHGETITEAVTKVTWTATGKGVEPGYFQKFPVSVGMLPTDADQLVFKALQTYSDKEVVRWIEVQKDGAEEPENPAPTLTLTSASASGATAEDASEKTETTAADSTSSSADSSDTTARVLGVVGIAVGAAGVAYGVLAGRRRTTV